A genomic segment from uncultured Alistipes sp. encodes:
- a CDS encoding DUF4372 domain-containing protein, translating into MAAMFQDKYVFSQLTAFLNRTQFNNYVRKYDGNRYVKHFTCRNQMLAMMFGQLSNRESLRDLIVAFEAHRAKQYHLGLGREPIAKTTLATANQNRDYRIFEDFAFYMMKEACEKRTTNILDISGKKYAFDSTTIPLCLATFP; encoded by the coding sequence ATGGCTGCTATGTTCCAAGACAAATACGTATTCTCTCAATTAACCGCTTTTCTGAACAGGACTCAGTTCAACAACTATGTTCGCAAGTATGATGGCAACAGATATGTGAAACATTTTACTTGCAGGAATCAGATGCTCGCGATGATGTTTGGACAACTGAGTAACCGTGAAAGCCTGCGAGACTTAATCGTTGCTTTCGAGGCGCATAGGGCCAAGCAATATCATCTTGGTTTAGGTCGTGAACCGATAGCCAAGACAACTCTTGCGACAGCCAACCAGAACCGTGATTACAGAATCTTCGAAGATTTTGCATTCTATATGATGAAGGAAGCCTGCGAGAAGCGGACGACCAACATCCTTGACATTTCCGGAAAGAAATATGCGTTTGATTCAACAACGATTCCGTTGTGTCTTGCAACATTCCCATAG
- a CDS encoding fimbrillin family protein, protein MNNTTKYYSLIIAVVVLFAMMTVSCEKSPVDKGTDETDRMIDIRASIEALTKSPALDGNGEGNFSNGDIFTLVVSGSGFPNIDTSYTVGTTDLSWADLNLPEDAGNVYFSGCYPVQGKAVDGILTFVVSPAEKTDLLLAEAVQVGKNSEDAVSLVFKHALHKLVVKYVSDDLTDEQLSEISTSVKALSSCGIDLAKGAIQNGTASGLSEVGTMQGSQVSCFIVPQEKDNVTLEVSLGDMVRTLSVPDNDQDGRPVSMLDGGRCLTVQINVSSDKIELDGVQIEGWGQQGSVDGDIEL, encoded by the coding sequence ATGAACAATACGACGAAATATTACAGTTTAATTATAGCAGTGGTTGTCCTGTTTGCAATGATGACTGTTTCCTGCGAGAAATCCCCTGTGGACAAAGGCACAGATGAGACTGACAGGATGATAGATATCCGGGCATCCATCGAGGCCCTGACCAAATCACCCGCACTTGACGGGAACGGAGAGGGAAATTTCTCCAACGGGGATATCTTTACGCTTGTGGTTTCAGGAAGCGGTTTCCCGAATATAGACACAAGCTACACTGTCGGGACGACTGATCTCTCATGGGCGGATCTCAATCTGCCGGAAGATGCCGGGAACGTATATTTCTCAGGCTGCTATCCTGTCCAGGGGAAGGCAGTGGACGGAATATTGACATTTGTCGTCTCCCCAGCGGAAAAAACCGACCTGTTGCTGGCCGAGGCGGTGCAAGTCGGGAAAAACTCAGAAGATGCAGTGAGTCTGGTATTCAAGCATGCTCTGCACAAACTTGTGGTAAAGTATGTGTCCGATGATTTGACGGATGAGCAGCTGTCTGAGATATCCACATCGGTCAAGGCTCTTTCCTCATGCGGCATAGATCTGGCAAAAGGGGCAATACAGAACGGTACGGCCTCCGGACTGTCAGAGGTGGGAACCATGCAGGGCAGTCAGGTATCATGTTTTATAGTTCCTCAGGAAAAAGACAATGTGACGCTTGAAGTAAGTCTCGGTGACATGGTGCGTACACTAAGTGTTCCAGACAATGATCAGGACGGCAGGCCCGTCAGCATGCTTGATGGAGGAAGATGCCTGACAGTTCAAATAAATGTATCCTCCGATAAGATTGAACTAGACGGAGTGCAGATAGAAGGATGGGGGCAGCAGGGCAGTGTTGACGGAGACATCGAGTTATAG
- a CDS encoding IdeS/Mac family cysteine endopeptidase (This family includes IgM or IgG-cleaving cysteine proteases.), giving the protein MAAVPVLLSGCAEFEDYSSSKNDSEYVEMVFTQDNKGTKAEIGEDGSGSFTEGDKVGLYIYGEQTRQVILTMEDGQWTPKLQKSELGSGTVRLSAYYPAREDVSPETNLHTHRVDTDQTGNGYEDSDLLWSHLDIEQEDITGDVIEMPFMHGMHRLSINISSDEGSLPDDLTVTVRNITEGSFDLSTGGIDTPSGTMEDITPRILSEGKYSAILFPGDLGEYAEGWVEISAGGKTSVYKAPATIGESSVLESGKETVLNLRLKSDGDIGTDPDPDPDPDPDPDIDYGGKTCWVYGVKTASLPDYPKDNESVPEYSFLVPENFPNGIWYKVSGIAYLNWQSDFLWYDCDKDDPDDSGSHPGYHDSNMCWAAGASNLLHWWTRLNEPYIEAYDARYSSNPWPAYPRPSFGFSDTEGSEIFDFFRDISRNRGGSDAVGINWFICGTPGISSPDPDIDDNYGGYFTEIFDNIDVAFRPEDAMNKESFNRIIKGALENKQGLGFEQSNLNQGVTHVMTIWGVEFDDEGYVSAIYYVDNNDHYNFEVNGGSNNYQRHRLIRQEIRYREDGPWKVLMGDSSIYPISCITVVDLKRDIWQKEFPEVEINESFIQ; this is encoded by the coding sequence TTGGCAGCAGTTCCGGTGTTATTGTCCGGATGCGCGGAATTTGAGGACTATTCATCCTCGAAGAATGACAGTGAGTATGTAGAGATGGTCTTCACGCAAGACAATAAGGGTACGAAAGCTGAGATTGGAGAAGACGGCAGCGGATCTTTCACAGAAGGAGACAAAGTCGGACTTTATATCTATGGAGAGCAGACAAGACAGGTCATACTGACCATGGAGGACGGGCAATGGACTCCGAAACTGCAGAAAAGTGAGCTTGGCTCGGGTACTGTGCGCCTTTCAGCATACTATCCGGCCAGAGAGGATGTCTCGCCTGAGACAAACCTGCACACGCATCGTGTGGACACCGACCAGACCGGTAACGGGTATGAGGACTCTGACTTGTTGTGGAGCCACCTTGACATAGAGCAGGAAGATATTACCGGGGATGTGATAGAGATGCCCTTTATGCACGGTATGCACCGTCTGTCAATCAATATCTCAAGTGACGAAGGCTCTCTTCCTGATGATCTGACTGTCACTGTGAGGAATATTACGGAAGGCTCATTCGACCTCTCGACAGGAGGTATTGACACTCCTTCCGGTACAATGGAGGACATAACGCCCCGCATATTGTCCGAGGGAAAGTATTCGGCGATTCTTTTCCCCGGGGATCTTGGGGAATATGCCGAAGGATGGGTGGAGATTTCCGCAGGTGGAAAGACATCCGTCTACAAGGCACCGGCTACGATCGGAGAAAGCAGTGTGTTGGAGAGCGGGAAGGAGACCGTACTCAACCTGCGTCTCAAATCCGACGGAGATATCGGAACCGACCCTGACCCGGATCCTGATCCTGACCCTGACCCGGATATAGACTACGGCGGCAAGACGTGCTGGGTTTACGGGGTCAAGACCGCCAGCCTGCCCGATTATCCAAAAGACAACGAGTCCGTCCCTGAGTACAGTTTCTTGGTGCCTGAAAACTTCCCCAACGGTATATGGTACAAAGTATCCGGCATTGCGTATCTGAACTGGCAGAGCGACTTTTTATGGTATGACTGCGATAAGGACGATCCGGACGATAGTGGATCCCATCCTGGATACCATGACAGCAATATGTGCTGGGCGGCGGGTGCGTCAAATCTGCTGCATTGGTGGACACGGCTCAATGAACCGTATATCGAGGCGTATGATGCAAGGTACAGTTCAAATCCATGGCCGGCATATCCGCGTCCCTCTTTCGGGTTTTCCGATACTGAAGGCAGTGAAATTTTCGACTTTTTCAGAGACATATCCAGAAACAGAGGGGGTTCGGATGCCGTCGGAATTAACTGGTTTATCTGCGGGACTCCGGGAATATCATCTCCGGATCCTGATATTGATGACAATTATGGAGGATATTTCACGGAAATATTCGACAACATAGATGTTGCGTTCAGACCTGAAGACGCCATGAATAAAGAGAGTTTCAACAGGATTATCAAAGGCGCTCTGGAAAATAAGCAGGGGCTGGGTTTCGAACAGTCTAACCTGAACCAAGGGGTTACGCACGTTATGACAATCTGGGGTGTGGAATTTGATGATGAGGGTTATGTATCCGCCATATATTATGTAGACAATAATGACCATTATAACTTTGAGGTTAATGGAGGTTCCAATAATTACCAGCGCCACCGCCTGATACGCCAGGAGATTAGATACCGGGAAGATGGACCTTGGAAAGTGCTGATGGGAGATTCCAGCATATATCCCATATCCTGTATAACGGTTGTGGATTTGAAACGGGATATCTGGCAGAAAGAATTTCCCGAAGTTGAGATTAATGAAAGTTTTATTCAATAA
- a CDS encoding IS4-like element ISBf13 family transposase — protein sequence MKTTDFKDLGKVNQILPMMQEHFGKSMNLARIKFMAFMLHALCVVQTVSLHKLAAAMPTSVERDSNLRRIQRFIAKYALNFDLVAQMIYSLLPVKTGLVLSMDRTNWKFGDFNINILMLGVAYKGIAFPLMFSLLPKKGNSNWKERKAIVERFVRLFGSECIDSLVADREFVGKDWIGWLNRNHIRYYIRIRQNFWLVKPSTGERIRAWWLFNSLKVGQERFYYKLFLHKGEYVYLAGSRIKNSDGVPELQILICFKRPEKGVDTYKRRWEIETAFRAMKSSGFNIEDTHLRDTERIARLLAMVCIALVWAYLVGEHKDENVKPIKTLKHGRKAKSLVKYGLEEISNVLFRPIYVPKFDVFKFLSCT from the coding sequence ATGAAGACAACTGACTTTAAGGACTTGGGCAAAGTTAACCAAATCCTTCCGATGATGCAAGAACATTTTGGGAAATCGATGAATCTGGCCCGCATAAAGTTTATGGCTTTCATGCTCCATGCCCTGTGTGTAGTACAGACCGTAAGCCTCCATAAACTCGCGGCGGCAATGCCAACCTCTGTTGAAAGGGACTCCAACCTTCGCCGCATTCAAAGATTCATAGCCAAGTACGCCCTCAACTTTGACCTTGTGGCGCAGATGATATACTCTCTGCTTCCCGTCAAGACAGGGCTGGTGCTGAGCATGGACCGTACAAACTGGAAGTTCGGTGATTTCAACATCAACATCCTCATGCTCGGCGTGGCATACAAGGGGATTGCATTCCCATTGATGTTCAGCCTTCTGCCTAAGAAAGGGAACTCCAATTGGAAGGAACGCAAGGCAATCGTTGAACGATTTGTCCGGCTGTTCGGCTCCGAATGCATCGACTCTCTTGTTGCCGACCGGGAGTTTGTCGGCAAGGATTGGATCGGTTGGCTCAACCGCAATCATATACGATATTATATCCGGATCCGGCAGAATTTCTGGCTTGTCAAGCCTTCCACAGGGGAAAGAATCCGTGCATGGTGGCTCTTCAATTCCCTGAAAGTGGGGCAGGAAAGATTTTATTACAAGCTTTTCCTGCACAAAGGTGAGTACGTTTATCTTGCCGGAAGCCGAATCAAGAACTCCGACGGTGTGCCTGAACTTCAGATCCTCATCTGCTTCAAACGCCCGGAAAAGGGTGTCGACACTTATAAAAGGCGATGGGAGATCGAGACCGCATTCCGGGCTATGAAATCCTCCGGATTCAATATCGAAGACACGCATTTGCGCGACACAGAGCGGATTGCAAGACTTCTGGCAATGGTTTGTATTGCTCTTGTATGGGCGTATCTCGTTGGGGAACATAAAGATGAAAACGTAAAGCCTATAAAGACATTGAAACATGGACGTAAAGCCAAATCTTTAGTAAAGTACGGCTTGGAGGAAATCTCCAACGTGCTTTTTCGACCAATTTATGTCCCGAAATTTGATGTATTCAAATTTTTGTCATGTACTTAG
- the mobV gene encoding MobV family relaxase → MNTDIKQAMHVEAGKSFGTSEANENERHWNDDKIDRKNQDPTNHYDKTRMKLNFEIGPDGKVHPLGYQEKSLEVRLHERLTELGWKPFKPDSKIQPNCCAKFIFGGNHDRMLEMAFGPQTVNLDKGADNSHLQRCPEIEQWAKDVYDWCAKRYGQENIIGFQVHLDESSPHIHALIVPVGQRAKSGRECVMWSAKFGKSRYGYGHILREMHTSLYEEVGSKYGLERGDSIEGRNVSHLSKRDYIRKLAKDAKQAEKAVKGLQTMTRRLEAQIFRSQSQLEEIEKSLASGKIALQEYEIQKTRIQKQISEYQSKLEDKACKLQEKEQELEQMTKNIDRVGRVVQPFRNHKIDFEPPRITGKPPIFGVDKWIEEQNRSIASRFVRIVRQIEELYRKDAEQQIQAVQNNALLDYRELKRLQQEYARLTELNDNQTEQIQTFLDQLAEPSLRVRIFSIADALIGGQPVAVSSGGGGGNADSDLRWDGRRPDEEEEAYRRRCLLCAIRIVNTPSKKSMHR, encoded by the coding sequence ATGAACACAGATATTAAACAGGCCATGCATGTTGAAGCCGGGAAGTCATTCGGCACATCAGAGGCGAATGAAAACGAAAGGCATTGGAATGACGACAAGATTGACAGAAAGAATCAGGATCCGACCAATCACTATGACAAGACCCGAATGAAACTGAATTTTGAGATTGGGCCCGATGGGAAAGTTCATCCGTTAGGCTATCAAGAGAAATCGCTTGAAGTACGTTTGCATGAACGGTTGACTGAACTGGGCTGGAAGCCTTTCAAACCGGACAGCAAAATTCAACCAAACTGTTGTGCGAAATTTATCTTCGGAGGTAATCATGACCGTATGCTTGAGATGGCATTTGGGCCCCAAACCGTAAATCTGGACAAGGGTGCAGACAACAGTCATCTCCAGCGATGTCCGGAAATCGAACAATGGGCGAAAGATGTCTATGACTGGTGCGCCAAACGGTACGGACAGGAAAACATCATCGGCTTCCAGGTTCATCTTGATGAGAGCAGCCCGCATATCCATGCCTTGATCGTTCCTGTCGGACAACGAGCCAAAAGCGGACGCGAATGCGTCATGTGGTCGGCTAAGTTCGGGAAGAGCCGTTATGGGTATGGCCATATTCTTCGGGAAATGCACACCTCACTATACGAAGAGGTAGGGAGCAAATACGGACTGGAACGTGGTGACAGTATTGAAGGCCGGAATGTCAGTCATCTTAGTAAACGCGATTATATCCGGAAACTGGCCAAAGATGCTAAACAAGCAGAGAAAGCAGTCAAGGGGCTGCAGACTATGACACGGAGGTTGGAAGCACAGATATTCAGGTCTCAATCCCAACTTGAAGAAATTGAGAAGTCTCTGGCTTCCGGCAAAATCGCTCTTCAGGAATATGAAATTCAAAAGACCAGGATACAAAAACAGATTTCCGAATACCAGTCAAAGCTTGAAGACAAGGCATGTAAGCTTCAAGAAAAGGAGCAGGAACTGGAGCAGATGACAAAGAATATAGACCGTGTCGGTAGAGTGGTGCAACCTTTCCGCAATCACAAGATAGATTTTGAGCCGCCACGAATCACTGGTAAACCTCCGATATTCGGTGTTGACAAATGGATTGAGGAGCAGAACCGGTCTATCGCCAGCCGATTCGTGAGGATTGTCCGTCAGATTGAAGAACTGTATCGGAAAGATGCCGAACAGCAAATACAGGCAGTGCAGAATAATGCGTTGTTGGACTATCGGGAGCTTAAAAGGCTGCAACAGGAGTATGCACGACTGACGGAGCTCAACGATAATCAGACTGAGCAGATACAGACATTTCTTGACCAGCTTGCTGAGCCTTCTTTGCGGGTACGAATCTTTTCTATTGCTGATGCTTTGATTGGCGGGCAGCCTGTCGCTGTTTCATCCGGCGGAGGTGGTGGCAACGCCGACTCAGACCTTCGCTGGGATGGCCGCAGACCAGATGAGGAGGAAGAGGCGTATAGGAGAAGATGCTTACTATGTGCTATCCGAATAGTCAACACCCCATCCAAAAAGTCAATGCACAGATAA
- a CDS encoding DNA-binding protein translates to MAQKLNGEKKLCDRELLEKILSIVERQEKLPPPAQEGGHRLYDNKSLMEKLNIKEKYLKKLRDNGYLGYSREGDKYWYTQEDVDRFLRRFHYEAFAIGDELPQQEGGGYV, encoded by the coding sequence ATGGCTCAAAAATTAAATGGTGAAAAGAAACTATGCGACCGGGAATTGCTTGAAAAGATTCTCAGCATAGTGGAGAGACAAGAGAAACTGCCGCCTCCGGCACAGGAAGGCGGACACCGTCTATATGACAACAAGTCTTTGATGGAGAAATTGAACATCAAAGAAAAGTATCTGAAAAAGTTGCGAGACAACGGCTATCTCGGCTACTCGCGTGAAGGTGATAAATACTGGTACACGCAGGAAGACGTGGACCGCTTTCTGCGTCGTTTCCATTATGAAGCTTTCGCTATTGGTGATGAACTTCCCCAACAGGAAGGAGGTGGTTATGTTTAA
- a CDS encoding tyrosine-type recombinase/integrase yields the protein MGRPKRLYPLGKYRLRTPKVVDKEKAYPVELEYTWNRQVIRKTTNVFVKVADWNQNGNQGRGEIRASHGAESKRLNQLLLARVERIDSLLAEYNEKHPNQITVDVVSGFLADKPLARRDQGKDFVEFTLERLSSDYARNRIGRSRYENGKSCMNIFQTFLRATRQGTYRSDSIYVGDMTPELLDSYISWRREIKQNSDATINHSLTPILKACAYACEMGMMEPAVNARIQDMRIVTKVSLSEEEAEFDGKSLSKEQMAALLEYYKTCTEPRRKEFLEMFFFAFHACGLRVVDVMTLQWKHIDFARKELRKIMIKTNKRHVIPLTEPALHILQQWREKREGCRYVFNLVKETLDLDDAEALYKARNNATKCINQSLAVVGEQICLPFSLSMHAARHSFAVFALNKGLSMSVVSRLLGHSSTDITEKVYARFLPETLSAEVAKLSGELINLTV from the coding sequence ATGGGAAGACCGAAAAGACTATATCCATTGGGCAAATACCGCCTTCGCACACCGAAAGTAGTTGACAAGGAAAAAGCCTATCCTGTCGAGTTGGAATACACTTGGAACAGGCAGGTAATCCGTAAGACAACGAATGTTTTTGTCAAGGTTGCGGACTGGAACCAGAACGGCAATCAGGGACGGGGTGAAATACGTGCAAGTCATGGCGCTGAATCCAAACGGCTTAACCAGTTATTGTTGGCACGTGTTGAACGTATAGATTCGCTACTTGCCGAATATAACGAAAAACATCCTAATCAGATAACCGTTGATGTCGTATCCGGCTTTCTTGCGGACAAACCTCTTGCGCGTCGTGATCAAGGGAAGGACTTTGTAGAGTTTACATTGGAACGTCTTTCTTCAGACTATGCAAGAAACAGAATCGGAAGGAGTCGGTATGAAAACGGAAAGAGCTGCATGAATATATTCCAGACATTCCTGAGGGCTACCCGACAGGGAACCTATCGTTCTGACAGCATTTATGTAGGCGATATGACTCCGGAGTTGTTAGACAGTTATATATCGTGGCGCAGGGAAATCAAGCAGAATAGTGATGCCACTATCAACCACTCTCTGACTCCGATATTAAAAGCATGTGCATACGCTTGTGAAATGGGCATGATGGAACCTGCCGTCAATGCAAGGATTCAAGATATGCGCATTGTAACTAAGGTATCGCTTTCTGAAGAAGAGGCAGAGTTTGACGGCAAAAGTCTAAGTAAGGAACAGATGGCGGCATTGCTTGAATATTACAAGACCTGTACTGAACCTCGTAGAAAAGAATTTTTGGAGATGTTCTTCTTTGCGTTCCACGCCTGCGGTCTCCGTGTAGTGGATGTGATGACCCTGCAATGGAAACATATCGACTTCGCAAGGAAAGAGTTGCGGAAGATTATGATAAAGACAAACAAACGGCATGTCATACCGCTCACTGAACCTGCATTACATATATTACAGCAATGGCGGGAAAAACGTGAGGGATGCCGGTATGTGTTCAACCTTGTAAAAGAGACTTTGGATTTGGATGATGCGGAGGCACTGTACAAAGCCCGCAACAATGCCACGAAATGCATCAACCAGTCGCTGGCCGTTGTCGGTGAACAGATCTGCCTTCCGTTCAGTCTCTCGATGCATGCAGCCAGGCACTCATTTGCGGTTTTTGCGCTGAACAAGGGACTATCCATGTCGGTAGTCAGCCGTCTGCTCGGACATAGCAGCACGGATATTACAGAGAAGGTTTATGCCCGTTTCCTGCCGGAAACGCTATCGGCAGAGGTGGCAAAACTGAGCGGAGAATTAATCAACCTGACTGTATAA
- a CDS encoding DUF2795 domain-containing protein, which translates to MYWTLELASKLEDAPWPATKDELIDYAVRSGAPLEVLENLQEIEDEGEIYESIEDIWPDYPSKDDFFFNEDEY; encoded by the coding sequence ATGTATTGGACGCTTGAACTGGCCTCGAAGCTCGAAGATGCCCCCTGGCCCGCAACCAAAGACGAATTGATTGACTATGCAGTCCGTTCGGGAGCTCCGCTCGAAGTCCTCGAAAACCTTCAGGAAATAGAAGACGAAGGCGAAATATACGAATCCATCGAGGATATTTGGCCCGACTACCCCTCCAAGGACGACTTCTTCTTCAACGAGGACGAGTATTGA
- a CDS encoding class I SAM-dependent methyltransferase yields the protein MAKINTAERVSREASDNFVFQRSLLAYHAAAERIAGDVLEIGTGAGYGIEVVAPHARRFVTLDKHRPANELLARPDVEFRQAVVPPIEFPEASFDCVISFQVIEHIRDDRQFVREIHRVLRPGGRFIVTTPNAPMSLTRNPWHVREYTAEELRQLLGSCFPGIEALGVFGNEQVAAYYEKNRRGVERITRFDPLDLQHRLPRWMLQIPYDLLNRLNRRKLLRENNDLTTSIRMEDYRLGPVAEGCYDLFFVATK from the coding sequence ATGGCCAAAATCAACACCGCGGAACGGGTCTCCCGCGAGGCGTCCGACAACTTCGTATTCCAGCGCTCGCTGCTCGCCTATCACGCCGCCGCGGAACGCATCGCGGGCGACGTGCTCGAAATCGGAACCGGGGCCGGATACGGAATCGAGGTCGTGGCCCCTCATGCCCGGCGGTTCGTCACCCTCGACAAGCACCGACCCGCAAACGAACTGCTCGCACGGCCCGATGTCGAATTCCGCCAGGCCGTCGTCCCCCCGATAGAGTTTCCCGAGGCGTCGTTCGACTGCGTAATCTCGTTCCAGGTCATCGAGCACATCCGCGACGACCGGCAGTTCGTGCGCGAAATCCACCGCGTGCTGCGACCCGGAGGCCGCTTTATCGTCACCACGCCCAATGCCCCGATGTCGCTCACACGCAATCCCTGGCACGTCCGCGAATACACCGCCGAAGAGTTGAGGCAGCTCCTCGGGAGTTGTTTCCCCGGGATCGAAGCGCTCGGGGTCTTCGGGAACGAGCAGGTCGCAGCCTATTACGAGAAAAACCGCCGCGGCGTGGAGCGCATCACGCGCTTCGACCCCCTCGATCTCCAACACCGGCTCCCCCGCTGGATGCTGCAGATCCCCTACGACCTGCTCAACCGCCTCAACCGTCGCAAACTTCTCCGCGAAAACAACGACCTGACAACCTCGATCCGCATGGAGGACTATCGCCTCGGACCCGTAGCCGAGGGGTGTTACGACCTCTTCTTCGTCGCCACAAAATAG
- a CDS encoding S1-like domain-containing RNA-binding protein gives MLRAGHTETLTVSRISEYGIYLADEEHQEVLLPNRYTSLSDKIGDKKEVFIYHDSEDRLVATTETPRLKAGEAGFLRVVDKTPHGAFLDWGLHGKDLFLPNRNQQGGVLVGHEYLVYLYEDDITGRCVATEKLKAFVNNELISVKPREQVAILVASESPIGFRVVVNNRHWGMIYRNQIFQPVAVGDRLTAYVARITDDNRIDLSLQQSGIAQVRDSAEVLLRLLRENNGFIPLNDDSDPEEVRRMTRMSKKTFKRSLGMLLKRGLVETGPNGTKLKEDKTL, from the coding sequence ATGCTCAGAGCCGGACATACCGAAACCCTTACCGTCAGCCGCATCTCGGAATACGGCATCTACCTCGCGGACGAGGAGCACCAGGAGGTGCTGTTGCCGAACCGTTACACGTCGCTCTCCGACAAAATCGGCGACAAAAAGGAGGTCTTCATCTACCACGACTCCGAAGACCGGCTCGTGGCTACCACCGAAACCCCGCGGCTCAAGGCCGGTGAGGCCGGATTCCTGCGCGTCGTCGACAAAACCCCGCACGGCGCATTCCTCGACTGGGGACTCCACGGAAAGGACCTCTTCCTCCCCAACCGAAACCAGCAGGGAGGCGTACTCGTCGGACACGAATACCTCGTCTATCTCTACGAAGACGACATCACCGGACGCTGCGTGGCAACCGAAAAACTCAAGGCATTCGTCAACAACGAACTCATCAGCGTCAAACCCCGCGAACAGGTCGCAATCCTCGTCGCATCGGAAAGCCCCATCGGATTCCGCGTCGTCGTCAACAACCGGCACTGGGGCATGATCTACCGCAACCAGATCTTTCAGCCCGTGGCCGTCGGCGACCGACTGACCGCCTACGTCGCCCGCATCACCGACGACAACCGCATCGACCTCTCGCTCCAGCAGTCCGGGATCGCTCAGGTCAGGGACTCCGCCGAAGTGCTGCTCCGCCTGCTCCGCGAAAACAACGGGTTCATCCCCCTGAACGACGACAGCGACCCCGAAGAGGTCAGGCGCATGACCCGCATGAGCAAGAAGACCTTCAAACGTTCGCTCGGGATGCTCCTCAAGCGCGGGCTCGTCGAAACCGGCCCTAACGGCACGAAACTCAAAGAGGACAAGACTTTATAA
- a CDS encoding nitrilase-related carbon-nitrogen hydrolase — protein MNSRTGLELSFLQLDAGLVRYRSLSALGEVVERAPGDLVLLPEMFATGFRTDAGAVSQPMEGAIVTSLRSWASRSGKAVVGSVAIRTAEGFRNRLIFAHPSGEVSYYDKRHLFRPGGEAEAFSRGTQRTVIEYRGVRFLPLLCYDLRFPVWSRCRGDYDVILCSAAWPESRRDVWRTLLCARALENQAWIVGSNFCGEDAAGRYGGGSAVIDCFGRFRAEATATEETCRTVRFLPEEQRAFRDRFPTWREADDFVLTQ, from the coding sequence ATGAATTCCCGAACTGGTCTCGAATTGAGTTTTCTGCAACTGGACGCCGGCCTGGTCCGCTACCGGTCGCTTTCCGCACTGGGGGAGGTGGTGGAGCGTGCTCCGGGGGATCTGGTGCTTCTTCCGGAGATGTTCGCCACGGGCTTCCGGACGGATGCCGGGGCTGTTTCGCAGCCGATGGAGGGGGCGATCGTCACCTCGCTGCGGTCGTGGGCATCAAGGAGCGGGAAGGCGGTCGTGGGGAGCGTGGCGATCCGGACGGCGGAGGGCTTCCGCAACCGGCTGATCTTCGCACACCCTTCGGGCGAGGTGTCGTACTACGACAAGCGCCACCTGTTCCGTCCGGGCGGGGAGGCGGAGGCGTTCAGCCGCGGGACGCAGCGCACGGTGATCGAATACCGGGGCGTTCGGTTTCTGCCGCTTCTCTGCTACGACCTTCGGTTTCCGGTCTGGAGCCGCTGCCGGGGCGACTACGACGTGATTCTGTGCAGTGCGGCGTGGCCTGAGTCGCGGCGCGACGTATGGCGGACGCTGCTGTGCGCCCGGGCGCTGGAGAACCAGGCGTGGATCGTGGGTTCGAACTTCTGCGGCGAGGATGCCGCAGGGCGTTACGGGGGCGGTTCTGCGGTCATCGACTGCTTCGGGCGCTTCCGTGCGGAGGCCACGGCGACGGAGGAGACGTGCCGCACGGTTCGTTTTCTGCCGGAGGAGCAGCGGGCCTTCCGGGATCGTTTTCCGACGTGGCGCGAGGCGGACGACTTTGTGCTGACGCAATAA